One stretch of Candidatus Baltobacteraceae bacterium DNA includes these proteins:
- the hutI gene encoding imidazolonepropionase — translation MSQWDTLWVGGAIATMVGDQYGLIEDGAIAADGEHIAWVGSRSELPDAPERIAREVVDLGGKLLTPGLIDCHTHLIYGGSRASEFELRLGGATYAQIAKAGGGIQNTVANTRAASFEDLFDAAAQRVTMMRAGGVSTIEIKSGYGLDRETELRMLRVARALGERFPVTVKTTYLGAHTIPREFASDRDGYIGLVCEVLREGAREGLIDAVDAFCENIAFSPEEVQSIFREAKQLGIPVKLHAGQLTYNGGPELAAEFHALSADHCEHLTPSDIQAFARSGVVAVLLPTASYFIGEKELPPVESLRIAGVPMAIATDCNPGTSPNPSLLIALNMACVRFGLQTTEAMRAVTLHAARALGIGERAGSLEKGKDADFAVWDAKHPSELPYSFGQTQCIGVVKRGRYFAGKTL, via the coding sequence GTGTCGCAATGGGACACGCTCTGGGTCGGCGGCGCGATCGCGACCATGGTCGGCGATCAATACGGCCTGATCGAGGATGGTGCAATTGCGGCAGACGGCGAGCATATTGCCTGGGTAGGGTCGCGCTCGGAGCTTCCTGATGCTCCGGAGCGGATCGCGCGCGAGGTCGTCGATCTCGGCGGGAAGCTCCTTACACCCGGACTGATCGACTGCCATACGCACCTGATCTACGGCGGCAGTCGGGCTTCGGAATTCGAGCTGCGCCTCGGCGGAGCGACGTATGCCCAGATCGCAAAGGCGGGCGGCGGGATTCAGAATACGGTCGCAAACACGCGCGCCGCATCGTTTGAGGATCTTTTCGATGCAGCCGCGCAACGCGTAACGATGATGCGTGCCGGCGGCGTTTCGACGATCGAGATCAAATCGGGCTACGGACTCGATCGAGAAACCGAGCTGCGCATGCTGCGCGTAGCGCGTGCGCTCGGCGAACGCTTTCCGGTGACGGTGAAGACGACGTATCTGGGCGCGCATACCATACCGCGTGAGTTCGCATCGGATCGCGATGGTTACATTGGGCTCGTGTGTGAGGTACTACGCGAAGGCGCGCGCGAGGGCTTGATCGACGCCGTCGACGCGTTTTGCGAGAATATCGCCTTTTCACCGGAAGAGGTGCAGAGTATTTTCCGCGAGGCGAAACAGCTCGGCATTCCCGTAAAGCTCCACGCCGGTCAACTGACCTACAACGGCGGACCCGAACTCGCGGCGGAGTTCCACGCGCTCTCGGCCGATCATTGCGAGCATTTGACGCCTTCAGATATTCAAGCATTTGCGCGTAGCGGCGTCGTGGCCGTCCTCTTGCCGACCGCATCGTACTTCATCGGCGAGAAGGAGTTGCCACCGGTCGAGAGCCTGCGCATCGCGGGTGTGCCGATGGCGATCGCGACCGATTGCAATCCCGGTACGTCGCCCAATCCGTCGCTACTCATCGCGCTCAACATGGCGTGCGTTCGGTTCGGCTTGCAGACGACCGAAGCGATGCGCGCAGTAACTTTGCATGCAGCCCGTGCGCTCGGAATCGGGGAGCGCGCCGGTTCGCTGGAGAAGGGCAAAGACGCCGATTTTGCGGTGTGGGATGCGAAGCATCCGTCCGAGTTGCCGTACAGCTTCGGACAAACGCAGTGCATCGGCGTCGTCAAACGCGGACGCTATTTCGCAGGGAAAACACTATGA